In one window of Paenarthrobacter nicotinovorans DNA:
- a CDS encoding SRPBCC family protein: MPHGTLGTSLTVEAAMARSSQQKGKSTDYEFVTVWRVAGTREEVVDILGGAGTLTEWWPSVYLAVSPVARGGPDGVGESFDLHTKGWLPYTLRWRLTITEPVTLDGFALAAKGDLNGTGRWTFATDGPEVVITYDWRVSTAKPLLRRLSWLLKPAFSANHHWAMARGEESLKLELRRRRSTADPARVPAPPGPTFTPRRKATPGQRS, from the coding sequence ATGCCGCATGGCACCCTCGGAACCTCACTGACCGTGGAGGCGGCAATGGCCAGGTCATCACAGCAAAAAGGCAAAAGCACGGACTACGAGTTCGTCACCGTGTGGCGAGTGGCCGGCACACGTGAGGAAGTCGTGGACATCCTCGGCGGCGCCGGAACCCTCACGGAGTGGTGGCCCTCGGTCTACCTCGCTGTCTCACCGGTAGCCCGAGGCGGCCCCGACGGCGTGGGTGAATCCTTCGACCTCCACACCAAGGGATGGCTCCCCTACACCTTGCGGTGGCGGCTCACCATCACCGAACCGGTCACCCTTGACGGCTTCGCACTCGCAGCCAAGGGCGACCTGAATGGAACCGGCCGCTGGACGTTCGCAACCGACGGCCCCGAAGTTGTCATCACCTACGACTGGCGGGTCAGCACAGCCAAACCGCTATTACGCAGACTGAGCTGGCTTCTGAAACCGGCCTTCTCCGCGAACCATCACTGGGCCATGGCGCGAGGTGAGGAAAGCTTGAAACTCGAGCTCCGCCGTCGTAGGTCCACAGCCGATCCGGCCCGCGTACCGGCACCGCCGGGTCCGACCTTCACTCCGCGGCGCAAAGCAACGCCCGGGCAAAGAAGTTGA
- a CDS encoding glycosyltransferase family 4 protein, with protein sequence MHIRFLVPGNVRHGSGGNKYNAKLAEHLTALGASVETVTVDGDWPVGSPADRQRFAQALDGGTTVIADGLVASGAPEEIAGAVKAGTKVWILSHMALAEHGDLESKALAAATGIICPSVHSAAELQAKHGSLDIAVATPGAEPADLSAGSQPKHIVAVAALLPNKDQAHLVEALSQIKDLPWTAALIGSEEADPAYAAEVRAAVEHHALQNRIRVTGELTGTSLEEQWHQADLSVLLSHSESFGMVVTESLAHGVPVLVRQGTGAVEALGGTGAGAAWDPREALADTLRSWLTDVEIQGSWHENAILARDNLSGWDNTAAIVLKAVTASP encoded by the coding sequence GTGCACATCCGCTTCCTGGTTCCGGGGAACGTCAGGCACGGCTCCGGCGGCAACAAATACAACGCCAAACTCGCCGAGCACCTGACGGCCCTCGGCGCCTCCGTTGAGACGGTAACCGTCGACGGCGACTGGCCGGTTGGCAGCCCGGCGGACCGGCAGCGGTTCGCGCAAGCGCTCGACGGCGGCACCACCGTGATTGCCGACGGCTTGGTAGCGAGTGGGGCTCCGGAGGAGATCGCCGGCGCGGTCAAGGCCGGAACCAAGGTCTGGATCCTCTCGCACATGGCATTGGCGGAGCACGGTGACCTTGAGTCGAAGGCGTTGGCGGCCGCGACCGGGATTATCTGCCCGAGCGTCCACTCCGCCGCTGAATTGCAGGCTAAACACGGCTCCCTGGACATAGCGGTGGCCACCCCCGGCGCCGAACCAGCAGACCTCAGCGCAGGTTCACAGCCCAAGCACATCGTTGCTGTCGCGGCGTTGCTGCCCAACAAGGACCAAGCACACTTGGTAGAGGCCCTGAGCCAGATAAAGGACCTGCCCTGGACCGCAGCGCTCATCGGTTCGGAGGAAGCTGACCCGGCGTACGCGGCCGAGGTGAGGGCCGCCGTCGAACATCACGCGCTGCAAAACCGCATCCGTGTCACCGGCGAGCTGACCGGCACCTCACTCGAAGAGCAGTGGCACCAAGCCGACCTCAGCGTCCTGCTTTCGCACTCCGAGTCCTTTGGGATGGTGGTGACCGAATCGTTGGCACATGGCGTCCCGGTCCTTGTCCGGCAAGGGACAGGTGCAGTGGAGGCGCTGGGCGGTACCGGGGCGGGCGCCGCGTGGGATCCCCGGGAAGCTCTCGCGGACACTCTCCGGAGCTGGCTGACGGACGTCGAAATCCAAGGGTCCTGGCATGAAAACGCCATCCTGGCCCGCGACAACCTCTCGGGCTGGGACAACACTGCTGCGATTGTTTTGAAAGCCGTGACAGCTTCGCCCTGA
- a CDS encoding 6-pyruvoyl trahydropterin synthase family protein, translated as MFSLTVRRHFMIAHSLPREAFGPAQGLHGATFVAEVSFRRQNLNDDAIVLDIGAAGGILEEILEDLNYKNLDEHPAFKGKLSTTEALAKHIADAMATRIQDTEDGPALAGIDVVLRENPDAWAGYSLELPAK; from the coding sequence ATGTTCAGCCTGACCGTCCGACGCCACTTCATGATCGCCCACAGCCTTCCCCGCGAAGCGTTCGGCCCGGCGCAGGGCCTCCACGGGGCCACGTTCGTTGCCGAAGTCAGCTTCCGCCGCCAAAACCTCAACGACGACGCAATCGTCCTGGACATCGGCGCAGCAGGCGGCATCCTCGAGGAAATCCTTGAAGACCTGAACTACAAGAACCTGGACGAACACCCCGCGTTCAAGGGCAAACTTTCCACCACCGAGGCACTCGCAAAGCACATCGCAGACGCCATGGCCACCCGGATCCAGGACACCGAAGACGGGCCTGCGCTCGCCGGCATCGATGTCGTCCTCCGCGAGAACCCCGACGCCTGGGCGGGCTACTCGCTGGAGCTCCCGGCCAAGTAA
- a CDS encoding Lhr family ATP-dependent helicase, producing the protein MQEPQTSVGAISRFSQATREWFLGAFSEPTPAQDGAWNAISSGSHALVVAPTGSGKTLAAFLWALDRLHATPTDTLPGLESVPANGKGRAKRPKTKTRVLYISPLKALGVDVERNLRSPLIGITQTAKRLGLPAPLVTVGVRSGDTTAADRRTLLTNPPDILITTPESLFLMLTSRARETLSEVDTIIIDEVHAVAGTKRGAHLAVSLERLDALLPKPAQRIGLSATVQPRELVAQFLAGQAPVEIVAPPSKKNWNLTVTVPVEDMSDLQGAAGAFDSGPASGLQPQASIWPHVEEQIVDLVLSKQSTIVFANSRRLSERLTARLNEIYAERQLMAVGGGEWAAPESNAGEPNPAVPASTSTPAHMMAQAGSTTGADPVLARAHHGSVSKDQRAMIEDDLKSGRLRCVVATSSLELGIDMGAVDLVIQVESPPSVASGLQRVGRAGHQVGEISEGVLFPKHRADLLHTSVTVERMLSGQIERLSIPTNPLDILAQQTVAATALGSIDVEEWFSTVRRSAPFASLPRSAFEATLDLLAGRYPSDEFAELRPRIIWDRHAGTIEGRPGAQRLAVTSGGTIPDRGLFGVYIIGTEVEGSSSPASADGSEPTASARAAKGGRRVGELDEEMVYESRVGDVFALGATSWKIEDITHDRVLVSPAFGQPGKLPFWKGDSLGRPVDLGKALGAFIRELSAADDAPAMERCQASGLDAFAASNLLQYLREQKEATEIVPSDRTLVVERFHDELGDWRVVLHSPFGMPVHAPWALAVGQRLQQRYGLDGSAMAADDGIVLRVPMMEDEPPGAELFLFDPEELEQIVTAEVGGSALFASRFRECAARALLLPRQNPAKRQPLWQQRQRSAQLLDVARKYPSFPIVLETVRECLQDVYDLPALKDIAASVERRELRIVETTTQQPSPFAKSLLFGYVAQFLYEGDSPLAERRAAALALDSTLLNELLGRVELRELLDAAVIDATEMELQRLAPDRRVRGMEGVADLLRLLGPLSIDEVAERLQGMEQPEASLQPATLDHPLDPDDPDHVEETPPAAPHGTVFDAESHLAALQKANRALKVTIGGVERFAAVEDAARLRDAIGVPLPMGVPLAFIEPVSDPLGDLVSRYARTHGPFTAAEAASRLGLGVAVVNTALKRLAGDGRVVEGEFRPHAVAEQPTEAVEPELMTLDAPPSSEWCDAEVLRKLRRRSLAALRAEVEPVDTAAYGRFLPAWQNVTTPGKSRSQALRGLDGIITAVDQLSGVPIPASAWEPLVLASRVADYKPAMLDELMAAGELLWSGAGSLPGNDGWISLHVADSAELTLNPAPDFEPGDAQQRLLEHFSAGGGYFFRQLTEVAGGMDAVLSDDAVVTALWDLVWAGRVTGDTFAPVRAMISGGKTAHRQVAKAPRARTPRMSRLGRSHGTGLLGSPGLTGGRYGSVSGGVAPAPPSAVGRWSALPAPELDPTIHARGTAELLLDRYGVVTRGSVMAENIIGGFGLMYKVLARLEEAGRCRRGYFIEHLGAAQFAVPATVDRLRSFTEDARISKAEPVALALAATDPANPYGAALPWPALSVDAGSGHRPGRKAGALVVMVDGALVLYVERGGKTLLTFNQEEPVLAVAAQALVDVVRRGAVDKLFMEKVNGHDLLDTPIATALASAGAYSTPKGLRIRA; encoded by the coding sequence ATGCAGGAGCCGCAGACGTCCGTTGGCGCCATCAGCCGTTTCAGCCAGGCAACCAGGGAATGGTTCCTCGGCGCTTTTTCCGAGCCCACGCCTGCGCAGGACGGCGCCTGGAATGCCATCTCTTCGGGTTCCCATGCCTTGGTCGTAGCGCCCACCGGATCCGGTAAAACGCTCGCCGCCTTCCTGTGGGCCCTGGACAGACTCCACGCAACCCCCACTGACACGCTCCCCGGGCTGGAGAGCGTGCCGGCGAACGGCAAGGGGCGGGCCAAGCGTCCGAAAACCAAAACACGCGTCCTCTATATCTCACCGCTCAAGGCGCTGGGTGTCGACGTCGAACGAAACCTCCGGTCACCGCTGATCGGCATCACGCAGACCGCCAAGCGCTTGGGATTGCCGGCACCACTGGTGACGGTGGGCGTTCGCTCCGGAGATACGACGGCGGCGGATCGCCGCACGCTGCTGACCAACCCTCCGGACATCCTCATCACCACCCCGGAATCCCTGTTCCTTATGCTGACGTCCCGTGCCCGGGAGACGCTCAGCGAAGTGGACACCATCATCATTGACGAAGTGCACGCCGTTGCGGGGACCAAGCGTGGGGCACACCTGGCTGTCTCCCTGGAGCGCTTGGATGCGTTGCTTCCCAAGCCCGCGCAGCGCATCGGGCTCTCTGCCACGGTCCAGCCCCGCGAGTTGGTGGCCCAGTTCCTGGCCGGCCAGGCTCCAGTGGAGATTGTCGCGCCGCCGTCAAAGAAGAACTGGAACCTCACGGTCACTGTGCCTGTGGAGGACATGTCGGACCTGCAGGGTGCTGCCGGAGCGTTCGATTCCGGCCCTGCGTCAGGGCTGCAACCGCAGGCGTCGATCTGGCCGCATGTGGAGGAACAGATCGTGGATCTGGTCCTGTCCAAGCAATCCACCATTGTCTTTGCAAACTCCCGACGCCTTTCGGAGCGCCTGACGGCCCGCTTGAATGAGATCTATGCCGAACGCCAGTTGATGGCAGTGGGAGGTGGGGAATGGGCGGCCCCCGAGTCCAACGCGGGCGAGCCCAACCCTGCCGTTCCGGCCTCCACGTCAACCCCCGCGCACATGATGGCCCAGGCAGGCAGTACCACCGGCGCGGATCCTGTCCTCGCCCGCGCCCACCACGGCTCGGTTTCCAAGGACCAGCGCGCCATGATCGAGGACGACCTCAAGTCGGGCAGGCTGCGTTGCGTCGTTGCCACGTCCTCCTTGGAACTGGGCATCGACATGGGTGCCGTGGACCTCGTGATCCAGGTGGAATCGCCGCCGTCGGTGGCCAGCGGACTGCAGCGCGTGGGACGTGCCGGCCACCAGGTGGGCGAGATCTCCGAAGGCGTGTTGTTCCCCAAGCACCGGGCTGACCTCCTGCACACCAGCGTCACCGTCGAGCGGATGCTCAGTGGCCAGATCGAGCGGCTGAGCATACCTACCAATCCTTTGGACATCCTGGCCCAGCAGACGGTCGCAGCCACGGCATTGGGAAGCATCGACGTCGAAGAGTGGTTCAGCACGGTGCGTCGTTCGGCGCCGTTCGCCAGCCTTCCACGCTCAGCGTTCGAGGCCACCTTGGACCTGCTGGCAGGCCGCTACCCCTCGGACGAATTTGCTGAGCTCCGGCCACGCATCATCTGGGATCGGCACGCAGGAACCATCGAAGGCCGGCCCGGCGCCCAACGCCTGGCGGTAACCTCCGGCGGTACCATCCCGGACCGTGGCCTCTTTGGCGTCTACATCATCGGCACAGAAGTTGAGGGCTCGTCCTCCCCGGCCAGTGCGGACGGCAGTGAACCCACGGCCTCTGCCCGCGCAGCGAAGGGCGGACGCCGCGTCGGCGAGCTTGACGAAGAGATGGTGTACGAGTCCCGGGTAGGCGACGTTTTCGCCCTCGGTGCCACCAGTTGGAAGATCGAGGACATCACCCACGATCGCGTGCTGGTCTCCCCCGCTTTCGGCCAGCCCGGGAAGCTTCCTTTCTGGAAGGGTGATTCCCTGGGCCGTCCTGTTGATTTGGGCAAAGCACTGGGCGCCTTCATCCGGGAACTCTCAGCTGCCGATGATGCCCCCGCCATGGAACGCTGCCAAGCCAGCGGCCTGGATGCCTTTGCCGCCAGCAACCTGCTGCAATACCTCCGGGAACAAAAGGAAGCCACGGAAATCGTTCCCAGTGACCGGACCCTGGTGGTGGAGCGTTTCCACGATGAACTCGGAGACTGGCGGGTGGTCCTGCACAGCCCCTTCGGCATGCCGGTCCACGCCCCATGGGCCCTCGCCGTCGGACAACGCCTGCAGCAACGCTACGGCCTGGATGGCTCGGCCATGGCCGCCGACGACGGGATTGTCCTCCGCGTGCCCATGATGGAAGACGAACCACCCGGAGCTGAGCTGTTCCTCTTCGACCCCGAAGAACTTGAACAGATTGTCACGGCAGAGGTCGGTGGCAGCGCACTGTTCGCCTCACGATTCCGCGAATGCGCCGCCAGGGCCCTGCTCCTCCCCCGGCAGAATCCCGCAAAGCGTCAACCCCTGTGGCAGCAACGGCAGCGCTCGGCCCAGTTGCTGGATGTCGCCCGGAAATACCCCTCTTTCCCCATCGTGCTCGAAACGGTGCGGGAATGCCTGCAGGATGTTTACGATCTGCCGGCGCTGAAAGACATCGCAGCATCCGTGGAGCGCCGCGAACTACGGATCGTGGAAACCACCACCCAGCAGCCCTCGCCTTTCGCAAAGTCACTCCTGTTCGGATACGTAGCCCAGTTCCTCTACGAGGGCGACTCCCCCTTGGCCGAGCGCCGGGCTGCCGCCCTGGCACTGGACTCGACGCTGCTCAACGAACTCCTGGGCCGCGTGGAACTGCGCGAACTCCTGGACGCCGCGGTCATCGACGCAACCGAAATGGAGCTGCAACGGCTTGCACCGGACCGCCGGGTCCGTGGGATGGAAGGAGTCGCCGACCTGCTGCGACTCCTCGGCCCACTCAGCATCGACGAGGTGGCCGAGCGGCTGCAAGGGATGGAACAGCCGGAGGCTTCACTGCAACCGGCCACGCTGGACCATCCGCTGGACCCCGACGATCCGGACCACGTTGAGGAAACACCTCCGGCCGCTCCCCACGGCACAGTGTTCGACGCCGAATCCCACCTCGCTGCGCTGCAGAAAGCCAACCGCGCACTCAAGGTGACAATCGGCGGCGTCGAACGCTTTGCTGCGGTGGAGGACGCGGCCCGGCTCCGCGACGCCATCGGTGTCCCGCTGCCCATGGGCGTTCCGCTGGCCTTCATCGAACCGGTCAGCGATCCCCTGGGCGATCTCGTTTCCCGCTACGCCCGCACCCATGGGCCCTTCACGGCCGCGGAGGCAGCGTCGAGGCTGGGGCTGGGCGTCGCTGTCGTCAATACCGCCCTGAAACGCCTGGCCGGGGATGGCCGCGTGGTGGAAGGCGAGTTCCGGCCGCACGCTGTGGCGGAGCAGCCCACCGAAGCCGTTGAACCGGAACTGATGACCCTTGATGCACCGCCCTCCAGCGAGTGGTGCGATGCCGAGGTCCTCAGGAAGCTCCGGCGCCGTTCCCTCGCCGCGCTGCGCGCCGAAGTGGAACCCGTGGACACAGCAGCCTACGGACGGTTCCTTCCTGCATGGCAGAACGTGACCACCCCCGGAAAGTCCCGCAGCCAGGCGCTCCGCGGACTCGACGGCATCATCACGGCCGTGGACCAGCTCTCCGGAGTACCCATTCCCGCGTCCGCCTGGGAACCGCTGGTGCTGGCGAGCCGCGTGGCTGACTACAAACCGGCCATGCTCGATGAACTGATGGCGGCCGGGGAACTCCTCTGGTCCGGGGCCGGGTCGCTGCCAGGAAACGACGGCTGGATCAGCCTGCACGTGGCCGATTCCGCAGAACTGACCCTCAACCCCGCACCTGACTTTGAACCGGGCGACGCACAGCAGCGGCTCCTGGAACACTTCAGCGCCGGAGGCGGCTACTTCTTCCGGCAACTTACCGAAGTGGCAGGCGGCATGGACGCAGTACTCAGCGACGACGCCGTCGTGACGGCCCTGTGGGACCTGGTGTGGGCCGGCCGCGTCACCGGCGATACCTTCGCCCCCGTGCGGGCCATGATCTCCGGCGGCAAGACAGCCCACCGGCAAGTTGCCAAGGCCCCCAGGGCGAGGACTCCGCGGATGAGCAGGCTTGGCCGCTCGCACGGGACCGGACTGCTGGGCTCGCCCGGTCTCACCGGCGGACGCTACGGCTCGGTTAGCGGCGGCGTTGCACCGGCACCACCCTCGGCTGTGGGCCGGTGGTCGGCGTTGCCTGCGCCCGAACTGGACCCCACCATCCATGCCCGGGGCACCGCTGAGCTGCTGCTGGACAGGTACGGTGTGGTGACCCGCGGTTCGGTCATGGCGGAGAACATCATCGGCGGCTTCGGCCTCATGTACAAAGTCCTTGCACGGCTCGAAGAAGCCGGGCGGTGCCGCCGCGGTTACTTCATCGAGCACCTCGGAGCGGCCCAGTTCGCCGTCCCCGCGACGGTGGACCGGCTGCGGTCATTCACCGAAGACGCCCGCATCTCCAAGGCGGAGCCCGTTGCCCTTGCACTGGCCGCAACCGATCCCGCGAACCCGTACGGTGCAGCGCTCCCTTGGCCGGCCCTGTCCGTCGACGCCGGGTCCGGCCACCGGCCCGGACGCAAGGCGGGGGCGCTGGTGGTCATGGTCGACGGCGCCCTGGTCCTTTACGTCGAACGCGGCGGCAAGACGCTGCTCACCTTCAACCAGGAAGAGCCCGTGTTGGCTGTTGCCGCCCAGGCGCTGGTTGATGTGGTGCGTCGTGGAGCCGTGGACAAGCTCTTCATGGAGAAGGTCAACGGCCACGACCTCCTGGACACCCCGATTGCCACTGCTTTGGCGTCCGCCGGGGCCTACTCCACTCCGAAGGGACTACGGATCCGTGCCTGA
- a CDS encoding zinc-dependent alcohol dehydrogenase: MTIPHDQVHEAHAYWVTKSGDGELRPESLPPRQKEEALVRTLYSGVSRGTERVVHEGRVPERVADLMQAPHQEGDFPGPVKYGYLSVGTVEEGPEEWRGKTVFSLHPHQDFYIVPTSQLTAIPADVPARRAVLTGIVEVAINALWEAGPRLGDRVAVVGGGLVGGVLATLLRKYPLGRLQLVDADPEKRNLAEKLSIEFAEPEDAANDNDIVFHCSASNDGLKLSLQLAGDDSDVIELSWFADKEVTLPLGEDFHARRLNIRSSQVGAVALPRRHRRSNAQRLQEAVNQLKDPLFDTFLSSECQFQNLPTTLVKLFERPGGFCHVVAYPNPED; this comes from the coding sequence ATGACTATTCCTCACGATCAAGTGCACGAAGCCCACGCCTACTGGGTCACCAAGTCAGGCGATGGCGAACTACGCCCGGAGTCCCTGCCGCCGAGGCAAAAGGAAGAAGCCCTGGTCAGGACCCTGTACTCAGGAGTCAGCCGCGGAACCGAGCGCGTGGTCCATGAAGGCCGCGTCCCGGAGCGGGTCGCCGATCTGATGCAGGCTCCGCACCAGGAAGGCGACTTCCCCGGCCCGGTGAAGTACGGGTACCTGAGCGTTGGCACCGTCGAAGAGGGCCCGGAGGAATGGCGGGGAAAGACTGTCTTCAGCCTCCACCCGCACCAGGACTTTTACATCGTTCCCACCAGCCAGCTCACGGCTATCCCCGCGGACGTCCCGGCCCGCCGCGCCGTACTGACCGGCATCGTCGAGGTTGCCATCAATGCCCTCTGGGAAGCCGGACCGAGGCTGGGAGACCGGGTCGCCGTCGTCGGTGGTGGCTTGGTGGGTGGCGTCCTGGCGACGCTCCTGCGGAAGTATCCGCTGGGCCGTCTGCAATTGGTGGATGCCGACCCGGAGAAGCGCAACCTCGCCGAAAAGCTCAGCATCGAATTCGCCGAGCCTGAGGACGCAGCCAACGACAACGACATCGTCTTCCACTGCTCCGCCTCCAACGACGGCCTGAAACTGAGCCTGCAACTGGCCGGTGATGATTCGGACGTCATCGAACTTTCCTGGTTCGCGGACAAGGAAGTCACGCTCCCGCTCGGCGAGGACTTCCACGCCCGCAGGCTGAACATCCGCTCCAGCCAGGTGGGCGCCGTCGCTCTCCCCAGGAGGCACCGGCGCAGCAACGCCCAGCGGCTTCAGGAAGCGGTCAACCAGCTCAAGGATCCGCTGTTCGACACCTTCCTCAGCAGCGAATGCCAGTTCCAAAACCTGCCCACCACACTTGTTAAGTTGTTCGAACGGCCCGGCGGTTTCTGCCATGTGGTCGCGTACCCAAACCCGGAGGATTAG
- a CDS encoding DUF4232 domain-containing protein: MWTQRIKTGLVTTTAAASLLLLAACGPSPSPAESSSAPPSSSTPSASSTSASPSATASTTPSQSPTPTTTSAPPAAVGQCKAASLTAATDATGGGAAGSVYEKLILTNSGTAPCIVEGFAGVSLTADANGEPIGEPATRETTTPVTKIELAPGKSAWAEIRYTQAGNYGDCTKVTAAGLRIYPPNDTASLFVAEQHDACSNSGIKLLTVTAFQAV; the protein is encoded by the coding sequence ATGTGGACTCAGCGCATCAAAACCGGTCTTGTGACGACGACGGCGGCCGCCTCGCTGCTGCTTCTTGCGGCTTGCGGGCCAAGCCCCAGCCCGGCGGAATCAAGCAGTGCCCCGCCAAGTTCTTCCACTCCCTCGGCATCGTCGACGTCGGCCTCCCCCTCCGCGACGGCCTCCACGACGCCTTCGCAGTCTCCCACCCCGACCACCACGTCCGCGCCTCCTGCAGCCGTTGGACAGTGCAAGGCCGCAAGCCTGACTGCGGCCACCGATGCCACTGGTGGCGGAGCAGCCGGCAGCGTCTACGAGAAGCTGATCCTGACGAACTCGGGAACGGCTCCGTGCATTGTTGAGGGCTTCGCCGGGGTATCCCTGACGGCAGACGCCAATGGCGAACCGATCGGCGAACCGGCGACCCGCGAAACCACCACCCCGGTGACCAAGATCGAGCTGGCTCCGGGCAAGTCGGCGTGGGCGGAAATCCGCTACACGCAGGCGGGCAACTACGGCGACTGCACCAAGGTTACTGCGGCCGGGCTGCGCATCTACCCGCCGAATGACACTGCCTCGCTGTTTGTCGCCGAACAGCACGATGCGTGCAGCAACTCCGGGATCAAGCTGCTGACAGTCACTGCCTTCCAGGCTGTTTGA
- a CDS encoding YcnI family copper-binding membrane protein: MKKSSLRRTLSATAVAGGTAALMMAGIAGASAHVGVDPNKTAANSYALLTFSVPHGCGTSGTTKIAISLPEELTDATPTVNPNWNVEKVTENLAEPKKLDDGTSITKRTSQIVYTAKAPLDPHMRDALVLSVKLPDAAGKTIYFPTFQTCETGKTDWIEIPKDGQSEDDLKSPAPAIAITPADAAGDHHAAASVSTEQASSVTDDGSQARSWAGLIAGIAGLGLGGAAFFRSRSAKPAAVKADTK; the protein is encoded by the coding sequence ATGAAGAAGTCCTCGCTTCGCCGTACCCTGTCCGCTACCGCCGTTGCCGGTGGAACCGCTGCCCTGATGATGGCCGGTATCGCAGGGGCGTCGGCCCACGTCGGCGTCGACCCCAACAAGACCGCGGCAAACTCCTACGCTCTGTTGACGTTCAGCGTTCCCCACGGCTGCGGCACGTCCGGCACCACCAAAATTGCCATCAGCCTCCCCGAGGAACTGACCGACGCAACCCCCACCGTCAACCCGAACTGGAACGTGGAGAAGGTGACGGAAAACCTCGCCGAGCCCAAGAAGCTGGACGACGGCACGTCCATCACCAAGCGCACCAGCCAGATCGTGTACACGGCCAAGGCGCCACTGGATCCGCACATGCGCGATGCCCTGGTCCTCTCGGTGAAGCTGCCTGACGCTGCCGGCAAGACCATCTACTTCCCCACGTTCCAGACGTGCGAAACGGGAAAGACGGACTGGATCGAGATTCCCAAGGACGGCCAAAGCGAGGATGACCTGAAGTCGCCCGCTCCGGCCATTGCCATCACTCCGGCGGACGCTGCGGGAGACCACCACGCTGCCGCAAGCGTGTCCACCGAGCAGGCGTCCTCGGTAACCGACGACGGTTCACAGGCCCGGAGCTGGGCCGGCCTGATCGCAGGCATCGCGGGCCTCGGACTCGGTGGCGCGGCGTTCTTCCGCAGCCGCTCGGCCAAGCCCGCTGCAGTGAAGGCAGACACCAAGTAA
- a CDS encoding cation:proton antiporter: MTFFQLALISAAALLGPLLALPRKWHLPVVLGQLLAGIVIGRTGLQAVDPGDPAFTLMADVGFALIMFVAGTHVPIRDKAIRAAVGGGATRAGAAALLAVVTGLGIAAVFGTGHAPVYIVLLASSSAALVLPIVDSLGLRGPKVLTMTAQVAIADIACIVALPLAVDPPNAGRAALGAAAVAVSALLLYVILRALERRGTRGRLHDVSEDRKFALELRIQLTLLFALAGLAVFGHVSVMLAGFSFGLVVAAVGEPRRLAHQLFAVSDGFLGPVFFVWLGASLNLNDLGSNPQMILLGLCLGAGTLLVHAAMRLLGQPLPLAVLSASQLGVPVAAVTIGAQSHLLQPGEGAAMLLGALITIAASAIAGRTAAAAQDAAANPSKTKPAPNSR; encoded by the coding sequence TTGACATTCTTTCAGCTCGCCCTGATCTCGGCAGCGGCCCTCTTGGGGCCGCTGCTGGCGTTGCCACGGAAATGGCATTTGCCTGTTGTCCTGGGCCAACTGCTGGCGGGCATCGTCATTGGCCGGACAGGCCTGCAGGCAGTGGACCCCGGGGACCCTGCGTTTACGTTGATGGCCGATGTCGGCTTCGCGCTGATCATGTTCGTTGCCGGCACGCACGTTCCTATACGGGACAAAGCGATCAGGGCCGCCGTGGGCGGCGGCGCGACCAGAGCGGGGGCCGCGGCACTACTGGCCGTCGTGACGGGTTTGGGGATTGCTGCCGTTTTCGGAACCGGCCATGCGCCCGTGTACATCGTGTTGCTGGCGTCGTCTTCCGCAGCCTTGGTGCTGCCGATCGTCGATTCCTTGGGACTGCGCGGACCCAAAGTGCTGACCATGACCGCCCAGGTGGCGATAGCCGACATAGCCTGCATCGTGGCACTCCCCCTGGCGGTCGATCCGCCCAACGCGGGCCGCGCAGCTCTGGGCGCCGCCGCGGTAGCGGTCAGCGCGCTGCTCCTGTACGTCATCCTCCGCGCCTTGGAACGCCGCGGCACACGCGGCCGCCTGCACGACGTTTCCGAAGACAGAAAGTTCGCGCTGGAGCTACGAATCCAGTTGACCTTGTTGTTTGCCTTGGCAGGGCTGGCCGTTTTCGGGCACGTGTCCGTGATGCTGGCCGGGTTCTCCTTTGGCCTTGTCGTGGCAGCCGTGGGTGAACCCCGGCGGCTTGCCCATCAGCTTTTCGCAGTGAGTGACGGTTTCCTGGGACCCGTCTTCTTTGTATGGCTTGGCGCGTCCTTGAACCTGAACGACCTCGGATCGAACCCCCAAATGATTCTCCTGGGCCTCTGCCTTGGCGCAGGCACCCTTTTGGTTCACGCCGCCATGCGGCTCCTTGGACAGCCTCTGCCGCTGGCCGTCCTCTCGGCATCCCAACTCGGCGTTCCCGTGGCGGCCGTGACCATCGGCGCACAGTCGCACCTTCTTCAACCGGGCGAGGGCGCGGCGATGCTTTTGGGCGCGCTCATCACCATTGCGGCCAGCGCAATCGCAGGGCGGACGGCAGCCGCCGCCCAAGACGCGGCAGCGAACCCATCCAAGACCAAACCGGCACCGAACTCCCGATAG